CCCTGCGCACCTTTCCCCGCAATTTTCCGGGCAGATCAGGAACAAAGGACGATCAGGTCTATCTCTGCTCGCCGGAGACCGCCGCCGCCGCGGCTCTCAAAGGGGTGATCACCGATCCTCGCGATCTGGCCAGGGAAATGGACTACCCCTCTTCCGTCATTCCGGAAAAGTTTCTCGTCGACCGCTCCGCCTTCGTCTTTCCATCGGAAGAAGGGATGCGGACCGAGGTCGAGCGGGGCCCCAACATCAAGCCCTTTCCCGAACTTGAAGAACTGCCCGAGACGCTGCGGGCCCAGGTCGTCATCCGGGTGGACGACAACATCTCCACCGACACCATCATGCCCGCGGGGAACAAAGTCCTGCCGCTGCGATCCAATATCGAGGCGATCAGCGAATTCGTCTTCTACCAGATCGCTCCGGATTTCCATGCCCGCTGCCGCGACCTCGGCCGGGTCGCCGTAATCGGCGGCGACAACTACGGCCAGGGTTCCAGCCGGGAACATGCGGCGCTGGCACCCCGCTACCTGGGGGTGCAGGTCAAGCTGGCCAAAAGCTTCGCCCGCATTCACAAAGCCAACCTGTGCAATTTCGGCATCCTGCCCCTGACTTTCAAGGACCCCGCCGATTACGAATGGGTTCGGGAAGGGATGGTTCTGGAGATTCCCGAGGTGCGCCGGCGCATCGCGGTCGGCGACCAGGAACTGCCGGTCGTGATAGACGGCAGGCAGATCATCGCCCTGCTCGACGTATCCGACCGGCAGCGGGAGAGCCTGCTGGCCGGAGGCACCCTGAACAAGGTCCGCAAGGAATTGGTGAGCTGAAACAAAAAAGGGTCACAAACCCGGGGGGCAGGTCCGACAACGGAGATTCGGACTCGGGCTTGCCCCCGGGGATTCAGAAATTCCAGAATTCGTCCAGTTCTTCATCGGTGAAATCCCAGACCACATTGTGGGGCGGGATCGGTTCGTAGGTGAAGAATTCCGGCAGGCGGTCATCGGCCTTGGTCAATCCAGCCTTCTGGTTGAAGGCATGCTCGGTCTTGAGGATGCGCTTACCCATCTCCATAAAATCATCGGGATCTATGGCAATGCCGTATTGTGCATTAATCATTTCGATCAGGGAGGTAAAAGTCTCGGGGATGTCCAGCATGGGAAAGGCGATGAAGATGCACATGCCGGTAGCGTCGACGGCGGCTGTGGCGATCTGCAGGTTGCGGGAGAGTTCCACCTGCCCCGTTTTGCTCAGGGGATCGACGAAGCCACCGACCTTGAGGATGTTGGTGGCGACGCTGTAGCCGGCGGTATGATCCGCCCCCATGGTGCTGGTGGCGTAGGTGACGCCGATGCCCTTGACCGCCCGGGGATCGTAGGCGGGAATGCCCTCGTCCTTGACCACCGGCACCCGTACCAAGCCGAAAGCCTTGCCGACCATGCTGGCGCCGTTGCCGAGGATGCGACCCAGTGGAGTGCCCTTGCCGATTTCGTCGCGCAGCACCCGCTGGCATTCCTTGCCGTCCCCCCAAGGGATCACTCCGGCTTCCATGGCCACGCCCAGCAGCACAGCCGTCTCGATGGAATCGATGCCGATATCGTCCATGATGCGGTCACATTCGGCAATATCGTCAAGGTCCTGGATCAGGCAGTTCGCACCCAACCCCCAGATGGTTTCGTATTCGAAGCCCGCGGTAACGAAATTGCACCGGGCGTCGTGGAAGACCTGGGAGCACTGGATGATGCAGCCCGTATGGCAGCCGTGCTTGGGGCGCCCCTTCCGCTCCATAATGATCTCCCGCATGGTTTCGCCGCTGATTTTGTCGTGGTGGTCGCATTGCCCATAGCGGAAGTTTTTGGTTGGGAGGCCGCCAGCCTCATTGAGAATGTTGATGAGCACGTTGGTGCCGTAGGTCGGCAGCCCCTCCCCGCTGACGGGGTGATCGAGCAGGGCCTTGGCAAAGACTTTCGCCGCGGCGCGGAACTTCTCCTCGTCGGAAATGGGAACTTTGGCCGCACCGGGATCCGCGATGGTGATGCATTTGACCTGCTTCGAACCCATGACGGCCCCCAGGCCGCCTCGACCGTGGCTGCGAATGTGCTGGGTGGGGTCCTTGGCCGAGATGTTCGCGGCGGCCATCCGCATCTCGCCGGCGGGCCCGATGGTCAATACTCCCACTTTCTGGTCGTACCGTTCCAGCATGGCGGCGATGACCGCCCTGTTGCCCTGACCGACCAGGTCATCGGCCGATTCGATGGAGACCCCATCGTCTGTAATATGGAGACGGTACCAATGGTCGGGAGGGGGCTGACCCTCGATGATCAGGGCCTTGATGCCCAGTTTAGCCAGTTGCTGGGCACCGGTGCCTCCGGAATTGCTCTCCTTGATGGTGCCGGTAAGAGGACTTTTGGCGCCGGCTGACAGACGACCGGACTGGGCGGCCATGGTGCCGGACAGCAGGCCGGGGGCAAAGATCAGTTTATTGTTTGGGCCCAGGGGGTGGCAGAGGGGAGGAACCTCTTCGGAGACGATGGTCGAGGTCAGGCCGCGTCCGCCCATACCGACCCACTTCTTGGGCACGTCCTCTTGCCTGACGCTGAGTTCGGTCATGTTGACGCGATAGATCTTGTTCATGATTTTCCTCCGGGACCGGTGATAGCTCCGGTTTGGTCTTTACCTTTATCTTTTTATTATAGCGTAAAAAGAGACGAAAAATCGATGAGTTGTCTCAGGAGGAGAATTTCCTTGGCATCGGGACCTCTCGGCAGGCATGAAAACCTTTTTGGTGGAAACCTGCCTGGTCGATCGCGGTGGTGGATTCAAACCGGATTATTGCGGCGATCACCGGGATCTGCTTCGGTTCCTGGAGAACCTGTTCTTTGCCATCCCCGGCTCAAAAAGTGTGGCACATCCCTGACCGATAGACGGTTGTCACATGCCGACCCTGCCTGGAATTGTTCTCATTGTTCCGGTGCACGGTTTTTGCATGGCATTTCACCCTGTTGTACCCATCTCTGCAGAAGAGTGAGTCATTTCCCTGCAGCATGTTCGCCGGGTGTGCGACTTTTCCATTGTGGGGTTGGAAGAATCGTGGTAATGAACAGCCACCGTATTGATTTTCAGCCCCCGGTCACACCCGTTTCACTTTCCGATTCAATAAGTTTGCATGAGGATTAAAGGGTTTTGAACAGTTGTTGTCAGTTACCCCTGCTTCTGGCTTTTGCCGTCGGGGATGTGATTTGTAACGTTTTCTCCCCCTCCGTCTGGACACGCTTGTGTGATAAGCCGGCTGCTCCCTTCGTTTCCGGAGATTTTTTCGGAATCAACATCGCGTCTTCTGAAGATGAACGGTGCGACGACTACGTCATGGAGCGCCTGCGGGAATTGAACATCAACCAGGTTCGTCTGGCCTTCAGCTATTGCAGCTTTGAAGGGCCGGCGGCCAGGTTTCTTGACAAGCTGATTGAAAACGGCTTTTCGGTTTCTCTGGTGGTGCTGCCATCCTCGGCCGAAGCAGGGAAAATGTTCTCCAATTCCGAGGCGCAGGAGCAGTGGCGCAAATTTGTCGCCGAGGTGCTTCGTCGCTACGCACGGAAGGTGGCGTTTTTCGAAATCGGCAGTACGCCCAACCGCAAAAAATGGTCCGGGTTCCGGCCCTGGAGCTATCTGCGGGCCTGGGAAATCGCCTGCGAGGAGGCCAGACCCTATTCCGTTGTCCTGGCCGGCCCCAATGTTCAGGACTTCGAGCCTTTTTACAACGCGGCTCTGCTTTTCGCCATGCGTCGTACGGCCCGCAGCCCCGAAATTCATACCAACAATCTCTTCGTTGAGAGGGTTGTCGAACCGGAGGCGTATGATCACCGTGTACTGGGGAGGTGGGCGACCGGACTGCTCAAGCTCAATCTGGTCAAAAAAGCCCGTTTTCTGCAGTTCCTCGGACATCGGGCAGGTTGCCGACAGACAATCTCGACCTGCAAGTTCTGGTCGACCAAGCGCCTCCAGAGATGGTCTTCACAACCGCAGGACAAGAAAGTGGATTATCTGGTGCGCTACCTGGTGCTGGCGGCGACCAGCGGGGCTCTTGCCAGGGTGTACTGGGGGCCGATGATCTGCTGGCGCGACGGGTTGATCGATGACCGGGCCGACGGTTATCCCGAAGTCGATCATGCGACATTTTACCACCGGGTGCGCGGCGACATCGAAAACCTTTCCGTCACGCCCGCTTTTTTCGCCCTGGGCTACGTGGCGCGCAGGCTGGGCGGGTCGAGGTGCGACCGGGCCTTCAGCAGTATTCGGGGGCTTAGCCATTTTGCCTTTGTCGGACCGGAAAAAGAGGTGTTCCATGTCTGCTGGTGTCGGGACGGCCAGGCGGTTGGTCTGAAAGACATTTACAGCGCAGACCAGATTGCCAGAGCTGTTTTCACCGACGCCTGTGGAAAAACGATTTCTGCTCCTCCCGCTGTGAACGAACGCCCCCTGTTCATCGATTTTCCCGAACTTGAGAAACAGATGTTTCCGGCGCGGCTGCCGGAAATGAGCCCCTCCGATTCCGGGATCATCTACCTGAGCCTGCCGAAGCTGCAGGGGATTCCCTGGCGCTGCGCCGCCTGGCGCGGCGCCTTTAACCTCAGGCCGGAATGCCCGAATCCCTCCTTTGGAGACGCGTTGAGCCCCGAAAAACTGCCGGACCACACCGAGCTTGTGGTGATGCGGGACCGGCGCAACCGGTTGTGGAATATCGCTCATCCCTCTGACAAGGAGCGGCAGTTGACCGTCAAGCTCAGCCGCCCCCGGGGTCTCAAGCGGCTGACGGACAGGTTCAAGCCCAGCAAGGGCCGACGCCACTGGAATGCCGCCTGCATCATGCTGCAGCGGGGCATCAACACGCCAACTCCCGTCGCATTCTTTGAGCGCCCTTCTCAGAGCAGCATCCGGGAAAGCTACTACATCTGTGACTATGTTCCGGACGCTTTTTCCTCCCGCCACGTCTGCCACGCCTTCAGTCAGGGGCAAAAAGAATACCGGGGGCTGGACAAGCAGCAGTGGTTCGATTTCCTGACCGGGTTCATCTGCAGAATGCACGATGCCGGAGTCCTGCACCGGGACCTTTCTGTCGGCAACCTCATGCTCAAGCAGGAAGAAGATGGCCGGATAACGCCCTTCCTGATCGATATCGGGCGGGCCAGGGTGCAGAAGACTCCGGTGGACAGCTACCGCAGAATCCTCGATCTGATCCGCATCTGCTACAAGCTGGACCGGAGGGACCGAGAGCTGTTCGTGGCTTCCTACGAAAAGTGCAGGGGAAAGGCGCTTCCCTCCCTCTGGCGGCTGGCGGTGCGCTATTACGACTTCAAACAGGGATCGAAAAAATCCCTGAAGAAGAGATTCAGGAAACAGGGCTGAGGACAAGTCAGTCCTCAAAATTTGCCTTTCATTCATCATGCAGTAGGGGTAATAAAATACAGAACGGCAGGCACAGACTTGTGTTGCCACATTTGCGAAAGCCGAATCAGGCCCACTTAAAGTGAAACAGGAGGATAACCCATGCGATCAAACAAACCCTGGATTCTGCACAACCGTATCTGCTGGACCGTGCTGCTGGCTTTCACCTTTCTGGCCATGCTGCCCGTCAACAGCTCCGCCTCCCTGGCGGAAAGCCGTCTCTCCAATGGGGAAACCATTTCCCTGCGTGCCGGGCAGATCGAAAAGATTCGGCAGGCCCTGGAGCAGGAGGTCGTGGCCCAGAGGCTTGCCGATTACGGTCTGACCCCGGAGGAGGTCTCCGCGAAGCTGCCGACTATGAGCGATGAACAGCTCCACCAGCTGGCAGGATTGTCCGATACGTTGGCCGAGGGGGGAATCCTGGGTCTGGTCATCGGGGTGCTGCTGGTCATCCTTCTGGTCGTGGTGATCCTCAAGGTTGCGGATAAGCAGATCATCATCCGATGAGACATCTTTTCCCCTGGCTGCTTCTGCTGATCCTCACCAGCGGGTGCGGACCTTTTCAAGCCCTGAATCGGCAGGGCGGCCGGACAGATTTCCACCAGATTGAAGTTCCCTTTTACCGGCAGGCGGGTCCCTACGATTGCGGACCCGCCGCTCTTGCCTCCCTGCTGGCCCATGGCGGGCGCCCTCTGCCGGCTGAAACCATCGCCCCCGAGGTGGTCACTCCGGCACTCAGGGGCAGTCTTCTCCCCGATCTGGAAAATTTCGCCCGGCGGCAGGGTTTTGCCACCCGCTCGGGTCGAGGGGATCTGGACCTCCTGAGGCAGACGATCCTGCAGGGCAGACCGCTGATCATCCCCCTGGAGATGGGCGTTAAGCCGGTTTCCTATCCTCACTACATCGTGGTCTTCGGCTTCGACGATGACGAGGGCTTTCTGGTGCATGCGGGGGAAAAAAAATCGGTCTTCATCTCCTCTGCAGAACTCGACCGACGGTGGGCGGCCATGAATCGTCTGTTTTTGTACCTGGAGAATTCCCAACCATGAATTTGCGGTTTCTGCTCTGTCTCCTCATTCTGTTTTCGACCGGGTGCAGCATGCCGCGCGTGATCGTGCTCAACGACCCTCTCGATTCACGCCAGCATAACGATCTGGGAGCGGCTTACGAAGCAAGGGGGGAATCCGATTTGGCCTTGCGGGAATACCGGCAGGCCGCCCGCCTCGACAAGACGTGGGATCTGCCGCTCATCAACCAGGGCAACGTACTGGCCGGACTGGAGGATTGGAAGGGCGCCGAGGACAGCTACCGGGACGCTCTGGACCGCAACCCCGAAAATGCGGAGGCGATGAACAACCTGGCCTGGGTCCTGCTCCAACAGGGGCGACGGGACGAGGCCCGGACCCTTGCCGAGCAGGCAATCGATGCTTGTCCCGACAATCCCGCGTTCCGGGATACTCTGAACCGGACAATTCAGGATCCTCCCTGACGCCCTTTCCCCCGGCGAATTCCCGGCCCAGTTGCTCCTTCCTTGCCGGATGGTAAGATTAAAAACCAGCCTGCCATTGCAGAAGGAGTCCGGACATGGCCGAAAACAATGATCCCAAACCCTGGAAACTGCTGCGTACGGAAAAGGGGCCGGAACTGCCTGTTTTCAAGGTGCGCTATGACTGGGTGGAAAACCCCCGCAATGCCGCCCCCCTCAAGGCGGTCGTCCTCGATTTTCCGGACTGGGTGAGCGTCGCCGCCATCACCACGGACAACCGCATCGTCGTGGTACGCCAGTTCCGGTTCGGGGTGTCCCACGTCACCACCGAACTGCCCGCCGGTCTGGTGCATTCAGGTGAATCCCATCAGCAGGCCGCCCGCCGGGAGTTGCGGGAAGAGACCGGTTTTACGTCCTCCGATTGGGTCTATCTTGGCTGGGTCGAGCCGAATCCCGCTTTTCAGAACAACCGGTTGCACCAGTGGCTGGCCCGGGATGCCCGCCTGACCCATCCTGCCGAGCTGGACGAAGGTGAGGACGTGCAGGTCGCCTGTCTGTCCCTGCAGGAGATCGATCAGGACATCAGGTCCGGCCGGATGCGGCATTCCCTCGCCCTGCTGTCCCTCTCCCGGGTCGTTCCTCTCTGGGACGGGTCCTCCCAGGAAAAGACATTTTTCCCGGTGCCGCTGATCCTGGACAGGGAAGACGCCTGATCTGTCGGCGGATACGCAATCGATCCGATGCCACGATGCGGGAATTTCCCCTATGCTCCCGGTGAATGGTCTTGCGGGCGAAAGGCGGGAAAGATATTATGACCGAAACATTCATCTTTCAGGTCTGGTTCTTTTAACGCATCCCGATGGGGATTACGAGAGCGAATAGGAGTCGATGTATGCATGCAAGTGAAGTGACTGATGGAATTTTCTGCCTTTCCGCCAATATCGGATCGAATATCCTTTTTGAAGGGATCTGGCCGCTTCCGGAGGGAGCCTCGATGAACAGCTATGTTGTCAAGGGGCGCGACGTGGCCCTGATCGACGGTGTTTCCGAGACGAGCGGCAATCCCGAAGCACTGTTTTCCCAACTCGACCGTCTCGGCGTAAAGATCGAGGAAATAAGCTACGTCGTGATCAATCATACCGAGCCGGACCATTCCGGCTGGCTCAAGGCGTTTTTGAAACTCAACCCTAAGGCCGAAGTCCTCATCACGGCCAAGGGGCTGGAACTGGCCAAGGCCTTTTTCGGGATGGATCTGCCCTGCCGGGTCATCAAATCGGGAGACAGTGTCGACCTGGGCAACGGAAAGCAGCTGGTCTTCGAGGAGATTCCCAACGTCCACTGGCCCGATACCATGGCCGCCTATGAACCTGCCACCGGCACTCTTTTCTGCTGCGACGCCTTCGGCTCCTTCGGCGCCGTGGAAGAGGGGGCCCTCTACGACGACCAGCTCGATGAGCAGCAGTTGCAAGCTTACGAAGAGGAGGCGCTGCGGTACTACGCCAATATCGTCGCCCGCTTTTCCTCCTCGGTGGTCCGGGCCATCGAAAAGGTCAGGAAGCTCGATGTGCGTATTGTCGCCCCCGGTCACGGCCCGGTCTGGCGCAAAGATCCCGAACGTATCATCCGCCTCTACGAGAAGCTTGCCGCCTATGCCCAGGGACCGGCCAAGGCCCAGGTGACCCTGCTCTGGAGCAGCATGTACGGCAACACGGCCAAGGTGGTCGAGCCCCTGGTACAGGGGCTGGTGGACGAGGGGGTCGCGGTGGTGGTTCACCAGGTGCCTCAGAGTCATGTCAGCAACGTCCTGGCCGCTACCTGGGAATCGACCGGAGTGGTGCTGGCGATGCCGACTTATGAATATAAAATGTTTCCACCCATGGCGACCGTGATCGATGAACTGGGCCGCAAGACGGTGAAAGGCAAGCTCGCCCTGCGGGTGGGCAGTTTCGGCTGGTCGGGTGGCGCCCAGAAGGAACTGGAAGAGATCACCGAACGGCAGAAGATGTCATGGACCTTTTTGGAGCCGGTGGAGTTTCAGGGCAACCCGTCCGAGGAAACTCTGCAGCTGATTCGGCAACGGGCCGGAGAGCTGGCCCGCCAGGTTAAGGAGAAAGCGCTGTAAGATAGTTCAGGGTCCAAGGTCCAAGGACTCGGGACGCGGGACGCGGGACTAGTCTTTGGACCCGGGACCCGGGACCAGGGATTTTATAAACTCCTGCCATTGCCGCCAGTAATCACTGTCGTCGATATAATAGGGATCGTTGTGGTCGGCGCCGGGGATGAGGTAGAGGGACTTGGGTGAAGGCGCTTTTTCCAACAGCTGGCGGGCCATTTCGGGGGGGACGATGGTATCGTCCTCCCCGTGGAACAGCAGCAGCGGAGAACGCAGGCCGCCGATCTTGGCCAGGTTGTCGTAGCGGGAGGAAATGGCCCACCATCCGAGCAGGGCATAGGTCATGGGCTGTAGATGCCATCCCATTTCGGCGACGGAGGTAAAGGCCGATTCCATCACCAGGCCGGCCGGGGGTTCCTCCAGGGCCAGATTCAGGGCCACCGCCGCTCCCAGGGAGCGGCCGAAATAGATCATTTGCTCCGTTTTCCATCCCTGTTTTTTCAGCCAGGCGAGAGCACCGCGCATATCCGCATAGGTGCCTTTCTCCGAAGGGCGGCCTTCACTTCGACCATAGCCGCGATAATCGAAAATGAACACCGGCAGACCCAGACGGTGAAAGCCGGCCAGGTTGTCGATGCGGTGGGACAGATTGCCGGCATTGCCGTGGGCAAAGAGCACCAGCGGTTTACCGCTATCGCCGGGCAGGTACCAGCCGTGCAGAGACACGCCGTCGGAGGCCGGGAACCGGACCTCTTCATAGGTCAGCCCGGCCGCGGCGGGGGTGGCATGCAGAGTTCGATCCGGGAAGAAGATAAAGCGTCTGTCCATGCCTTCAAACCCTTGAACGTTCGCGGCAAGCAGGGGCAGAGAGAGGATGATGAACATTGTCCGCAGGAGGGCCATGTTATCCTCCGAACCGGTATAAAAAGGACTATAACAGCACCGGGGGCGTCGGCAAAATGTTGAAACGGCAAGTCCAAAAATTCCTCGACTGGTTTCGGCGCTGGTGGGCCGCCCCCAGGATCTGGAAGTTCCTGTCCCTCAGAATCCGTCTGGCCTCCACCTATCAGACTCTGGACCGGTACCAGGTGCTGTTTTGGGCGGGGCTCGTCGGAATTGTCGGCGGGCTGTCCTCGGTGCTGTTTCGGGAGATGCTGGACCTTATGGCTCTGGCCATTACCGGCCGCGAGGGGGGGATCGTGGAGATGTATTCCCAACTGTCTCCCTGGCGGCGGCTGGTGACACCCATGCTGGGCGGCATCGCCGCGGGCGGCATCCTCTATTTCGGCGTCAAGGTAAAATCCCGCCAGGAGAGTTCCACCGACTTCATGGAAGCGGTGGTTCTCGGCAGCGGCAACCTCTCCTTCCGGTCCAGCATGGTCAAGATCGGTTCGGCCATGTTTTCAATTGCTTCGGGGGGATCCATCGGCCGGGAAGGGCCCATGGTGCAGCTGTCTTCGATGCTGGCCTCCCTGATCGGCCGGACCCGCCGCTGGACCGTGGCGCAGCGACGGCTGATTCTGGCCTGTGGCGCCTCCGCGGGCATCGCTTCCGCATACAATGCTCCTATCGGAGGAGCCCTTTTCGTGGCCGAAATTGTTGTCGGCTCCATCGCCATGGAAACCTTCGGTCCACTGGTTTTCGCCTCCGTCCTGGCCACCCAGGTGGTGCGATTTCTGGCCGGTGAAGAACCCCTTTACGGTATTCCGTATTTCCGGCTGGATTCCGGTTTCGAACTTTTTTACTACCTGGTGCTCGGACTGCTGGCCGGTCTCGCCGCGCCCTGGTTTCTGCGCGCATTGAGAGGCAGTGAAAAACTTTTTCGCCAGACACGGCTGCCGGTCTATCTGCGGCTTGGGCTGGGAGGGCTGGTGGTCGGTCTTCTCGCCCTCTGGTATCCGCAGGTCTGCGGCAACGGCTTCAGTGTGGTGACGGGCATCCTGCATGAAGAGTGGGTCTGGACGAGTCTGGCGGTTCTGCTGCTGCTGAAGGTGGCGGCCACCTGTGCCAGTTTCGGTTCCGGAGCGGTCGGGGGGGTATTTACTCCCACCCTGTTTGTGGGAGCCAGTATCGGGTACCTGTTTGGACACCTCTGTCAGATCCTCGGCCTCGACTTTGTTCCGGCTCCCGGGGCTTTCGCCTTGACCGGAATGGGGATGATGCTGGCGGCCACCACCCATGCGCCGCTGATGGCGATCATCATCATTTTCGAAATGACCCTCGACTACCAGCTGATCCTGCCCTTGATGCTCGGATGCGTCCTGGCCCATTTTACCGCCCAAAGTATTGAAAGCAGATCCATCTACAGCGCCTCACTCATCCGCAAGGGAGAAGCCTTGTCGAGACGGCAGCTGGCTCTGCTGCGTGTCGGAGGTCTGATGAAAGCGAATCCGGCCTCTGTAAAGCCGAATGCCCCCTTCAGGGAGATCGCCCGGTATTTCATCATGCAGACCTACCGCTTTCTCTATGTGGTTGATGAGGACGGGGTCTATATCGGTGCCGTCAGCCTTCAGGACATCAAGGAATATCTCGGCTCCACCTCCCTGGCCCATCTGGTCATCGCCAAGGACCTGCTGACCGCCGGCCCGCCGGTGGTTCGTTTTTCCGCTTCTCTCGAAGAGGCCCTGGAGAAATTCAGAGAATATCCCGGGGAACGGCTGCCGGTGGTGGCGGATGGCCCGAAGCCCCTGCTGCTGGGCAGCCTAACCAAGACCGATCTGCTGCTGGCCCTGGCTGAGCGCGCTCCGACCGAGAAGGAAGGGTTGGTCGAGGCGGGGCGGGGATAGGCCGGCCTTTTCGGGACCGGTACCCGTATCGGGGCCGGTTGCAAAAAAAATTTTTTTCGGTACCGACCCCGCCCCCGATCCCGAAAATTTATCGCTTGTTCAGATGCCGCACCGCCGCGTCCAGGCCATCCAGGGTCAGGGGAAACATCGGGATGATCCGGCGGAGGATGGAGATGGTTTCGCCATGGGGCCAGAGGGTGGGGGACATGGGGTTGAGCCAGACGGCATGGCGAAAGGTGCGGGCCAGCTGCTTCCACCGCTCGATGCTGGGCTCTTTCTGGCGGTACTCGATGGCGATGTTGCCGTTGACCTCCAGCAACTCCTCGGGCGCCATGCTGGCGTCGCCGACGATGACCAGGCGGGTCTCCGGATCCCGCCGCAGCAGGGATTCGATCGGTTCCGGACTGGTGGCGCGGGCGGCATCGTGCCAGACCCGGCCGGTCACCGTGTTGTGGAAATAGAAGATGTTGAGTTCCTTGAACTGGGCCCGGGCATGGTGGAAAAGGGACTGAACCGTGGCCACATAGGGATCCATCGACCAGCCGCCGTTGTCGATGAGCAGCATCACCTTAAGCCGGTCGGTCAGCCGTCGGTCGAAGAGGATTTCGATCTCTCCAGCGTTGCGCATGGTCTGGTAGATGGTGCGGTCGATGTTGATCGCATCCCGGGGTCCGGTCGGCAGCAGGTGGCGCAGCCGCTTGAGAGCCTCCCCCGTCTGACCGCGAGTGAGGGGGGCGGAACGGGCGTAGTCCCGGTAGCGTCGTTCAAGAGCCACCTTGGTGGCTGACCGGTTGCGGGAAGCGCCGCCGACCCGCATGCCGCCGGGACGGTGTCCCGAATGGCCCACCGGCGATCGGCCTTTGGTACCGATCCAGCGGGAACCGCCGTGATGGGCTTCGTCCTGGTCCTTGAGCCGGTCAAGGAAATACTGCAGCAGTTCGTCGGCACTCATCTTCCGCAGCTGATCGGCGCTCAGACCGAGGGTCTGCGCCAGGTCCTCCCGGTCCCGCAGCCATTCGTCCAGCAGCGAGCGGGCGGCCGCCTCGACTTTGGCCCCCTCCAGATCCTCGAATTCCATGTCGGCAAAGGTTTCGGCGAAGACCCGGTCGTAGGTGTCGAAATCCCGCTCGCTTTTGATCAGCACCGCCCGGGCGACCGTATAGAGATCGCTCAGGGAGGTAATCAGCCCGAGCCCCAGAGCCTTCTGCAGCCGCAAAAAGGCCGTGGGCGTGACGGCCACCCCCTGGTCCCGCAAGGCAAGGAAAAAGGATATGAACATACGGACCTCCTTGAGCCCGGCTGACGCGTAAGACGTTGAGAACGATCCGGATTAACGGTTCAGAATCTGATTGATTCTTTCCAGATCCTCGCTCTTTTTGAACAGCACGCCCAGATAGGGCATCTGATTCTTTTTCAGATCCTCCGGTTGGAAATCCTCATCCTGTTCGAGCGCCCGAATCCAGTTGAGCAGCTCGCGGGTGGCAGGTTTCTTCTCGATGGCGTCCAGCCGGCGCAGCCGGTAGAAGGCGTCGATGCAGGCCAGGGCCAGGTCATCGCTCAGATTGGGGTAGTGGACGCTGATGATCCGGCGCATCATTTCCCGGTCGGGAAAAGCGATGTGGTGAAAGTTGCAGCGTCCCAGAAAAGGATCCGACAGGTCCTTCTTGGCGTTGGAGGTGATGATCACCACCGGCCGGTGACGAGCGGTGACGGTCCGGTCGATCTCCAGAATATCGAACTGCATCTGATCGAGGATATCCAGCATGTCGTCCTGGAAGTCGGTATCCGCCTTGTCGATCTCGTCTATCAGCAGCACCACCCTCTGCTCGGCAGCGAAGGCCTGGCCGATCTTGCCCATGCGGATATAGTGCTCGATGTTG
This portion of the Syntrophotaleaceae bacterium genome encodes:
- a CDS encoding FprA family A-type flavoprotein; the protein is MHASEVTDGIFCLSANIGSNILFEGIWPLPEGASMNSYVVKGRDVALIDGVSETSGNPEALFSQLDRLGVKIEEISYVVINHTEPDHSGWLKAFLKLNPKAEVLITAKGLELAKAFFGMDLPCRVIKSGDSVDLGNGKQLVFEEIPNVHWPDTMAAYEPATGTLFCCDAFGSFGAVEEGALYDDQLDEQQLQAYEEEALRYYANIVARFSSSVVRAIEKVRKLDVRIVAPGHGPVWRKDPERIIRLYEKLAAYAQGPAKAQVTLLWSSMYGNTAKVVEPLVQGLVDEGVAVVVHQVPQSHVSNVLAATWESTGVVLAMPTYEYKMFPPMATVIDELGRKTVKGKLALRVGSFGWSGGAQKELEEITERQKMSWTFLEPVEFQGNPSEETLQLIRQRAGELARQVKEKAL
- a CDS encoding alpha/beta hydrolase, whose protein sequence is MALLRTMFIILSLPLLAANVQGFEGMDRRFIFFPDRTLHATPAAAGLTYEEVRFPASDGVSLHGWYLPGDSGKPLVLFAHGNAGNLSHRIDNLAGFHRLGLPVFIFDYRGYGRSEGRPSEKGTYADMRGALAWLKKQGWKTEQMIYFGRSLGAAVALNLALEEPPAGLVMESAFTSVAEMGWHLQPMTYALLGWWAISSRYDNLAKIGGLRSPLLLFHGEDDTIVPPEMARQLLEKAPSPKSLYLIPGADHNDPYYIDDSDYWRQWQEFIKSLVPGPGSKD
- a CDS encoding ClcB-like voltage-gated chloride channel protein; protein product: MLKRQVQKFLDWFRRWWAAPRIWKFLSLRIRLASTYQTLDRYQVLFWAGLVGIVGGLSSVLFREMLDLMALAITGREGGIVEMYSQLSPWRRLVTPMLGGIAAGGILYFGVKVKSRQESSTDFMEAVVLGSGNLSFRSSMVKIGSAMFSIASGGSIGREGPMVQLSSMLASLIGRTRRWTVAQRRLILACGASAGIASAYNAPIGGALFVAEIVVGSIAMETFGPLVFASVLATQVVRFLAGEEPLYGIPYFRLDSGFELFYYLVLGLLAGLAAPWFLRALRGSEKLFRQTRLPVYLRLGLGGLVVGLLALWYPQVCGNGFSVVTGILHEEWVWTSLAVLLLLKVAATCASFGSGAVGGVFTPTLFVGASIGYLFGHLCQILGLDFVPAPGAFALTGMGMMLAATTHAPLMAIIIIFEMTLDYQLILPLMLGCVLAHFTAQSIESRSIYSASLIRKGEALSRRQLALLRVGGLMKANPASVKPNAPFREIARYFIMQTYRFLYVVDEDGVYIGAVSLQDIKEYLGSTSLAHLVIAKDLLTAGPPVVRFSASLEEALEKFREYPGERLPVVADGPKPLLLGSLTKTDLLLALAERAPTEKEGLVEAGRG
- a CDS encoding MoxR family ATPase yields the protein MTDSNPRRFTGASRYVLDDELAKIVNVSIALEMPLLLKGEPGTGKTMLAHAIAESLDMPLLVLNVKSSMRLVEALYQYDTLTRLNDSRFGDSSRDVSNIEHYIRMGKIGQAFAAEQRVVLLIDEIDKADTDFQDDMLDILDQMQFDILEIDRTVTARHRPVVIITSNAKKDLSDPFLGRCNFHHIAFPDREMMRRIISVHYPNLSDDLALACIDAFYRLRRLDAIEKKPATRELLNWIRALEQDEDFQPEDLKKNQMPYLGVLFKKSEDLERINQILNR